One genomic window of Scatophagus argus isolate fScaArg1 chromosome 16, fScaArg1.pri, whole genome shotgun sequence includes the following:
- the ddx39ab gene encoding DEAD (Asp-Glu-Ala-Asp) box polypeptide 39Ab, with translation MAENDVESELLDYEEDEEPQGAPESATPAGKKEVKGSYVSIHSSGFRDFLLKPELLRAIIDCGFEHPSEVQHECIPQAILGMDILCQAKSGMGKTAVFVLATLQQIEPVDGQVSVLVMCHTRELAFQISKEYERFSKYMPTVKAAVFFGGLAIKKDEEVLKKNCPHIVVGTPGRILALTRNKTLSLKNVKHFVLDECDKMLEQLDMRSDVQEIFRITPHEKQVMMFSATLSKDIRPVCRKFMQDPMEVFVDDETKLTLHGLQQYYSKLKDSEKNRKLFDLLDVLEFNQVVIFVKSIQRCIALSQLLVEQNFPAISIHRGMAQEERLSRYQQFKDFQRRILVATNLFGRGMDIERVNIVFNYDMPEDSDTYLHRVARAGRFGTKGLAITFVSDEADAKTLNDVQDRFEVNVAELPDEIDISSYIEQSR, from the exons ATGGCTGAGAATGATGTTGAGAGTGAGCTGCTGGATtatgaggaggatgaagagccTCAAGGAGCCCCTGAGAGTGCAACCCCTGCAGGCAAGAAGGAGGTGAAGGGTTCCTACGTTTCCATCCACAGCTCTGGCTTCAGAGATTTTCTGCTCAAACCAGAGCTGCTTCGTGCCATCATTGACTGTGGTTTTGAGCATCCTTCTGAAG TCCAGCATGAGTGCATCCCACAAGCTATCCTGGGCATGGACATCCTGTGCCAAGCCAAATCTGGTATGGGCAAGAcggctgtgtttgtgctggccACACTGCAACAGATTGAACCTGTTGATGGACAG GTGTCTGTATTAGTCATGTGCCACACACGAGAGCTGGCCTTCCAGATCAGCAAAGAGTATGAGCGTTTCTCCAAATACATGCCCACGGTCAAGGCAGCAGTGTTCTTTGGTGGCCTGGCCATCAAGAAGGACGAGGAAGTCTTGAAAAAGAACTGTCCTCACATTGTTGTGGGAACGCCGGGCCGCATCCTCGCTCTAACGCGGAACAAGACCCTCAGTTTGAAGAACGTCAAGCATTTTGTCCTTGATGAGTGCGACAAAATGTTGGAGCAGCTCG ACATGAGGAGTGATGTACAGGAAATCTTCAGGATCACACCCCATGAGAAGCAGGTCATGATGTTCAGTGCAACACTGAGTAAGGACATACGACCAGTCTGTCGCAAGTTCATGCAAGAT CCCATGGAAGTGTTTGTGGATGACGAGACCAAACTTACACTCCATGGCCTGCAACAGTACTACTCCAAGCTGAAGGACAGTGAGAAGAATCGCAAGCTCTTTGACCTGCTTGATGTGTTGGAGTTCAACCAG GTGGTGATCTTCGTCAAGTCAATCCAGCGCTGCATCGCTCTGTCTCAGCTGCTGGTGGAACAAAATTTCCCTGCCATTTCCATCCATAGGGGAATGGCTCAGGAGGAGAG GCTATCTCGTTATCAGCAATTCAAGGACTTCCAAAGACGGATCCTGGTGGCCACTAATCTCTTTGGCCGAGGGATGGACATCGAGCGAGTCAACATCGTGTTCAACTATGACATGCCAGAAGACTCTGACACCTATTTACACAGG GTTGCCCGTGCTGGTAGGTTTGGTACCAAAGGCCTGGCTATAACCTTTGTGTCTGACGAGGCAGATGCCAAAACTCTGAACGATGTTCAGGACCGCTTTGAGGTCAACGTGGCCGAGCTGCCTGATGAGATTGACATCTCCTCTTACA